ACGGGCAGCCGCCCCGCCGCCAAGCCCGGCCTCAAGGCCGACCACGACGCCGTGCTCAACTCCGGCGACATCCTGGGCCTGCGCGAGGTTCCCGAAAGCCTCGTGGTGATCGGCGCGGGCTTCATCGGCCTGGAGCTGGCCCAGTTCTTCTCCCGCATGGGCAGCGCCGTCACCCTGCTGGAGGTGGCGGAGCGCATCGCGCCCGCCGAGGACGAAGAGGTCAGCAAGGCCCTGGCCCAGAGCTTCAAGCGCCAGGGCTGGGCCATGCACACCGGCGTGCGCGTGGCCTCCCTGGCCACAGTGGACGGCCAGGCCCGCGTGGAACTGGAGGACGGCCGCGTCATCACCGCCGCCAAGTGCCTGCTCGCCGTGGGACGCCAGCCCAACTCGCGCAACCTCATGCTGGAGATGCTGGGGGCCGAGGTGAAGGGCGCGGGCTGGGTGCATACCGACGAACACCTTCTGGCCAGCCCCACGGTCTACGCCGTGGGCGACGTGAACGGCCGCACGCTCCTGGCCCACGCGGCCTCCAGCCAGGGCGAATGGGCCGTGCGCCACTTCGCGGGCGAGGAAACCCGGCCCTACGAGCCCGGCCCCATCCCCGGCTGCATGTACGGCGCGCCCGAAACCATGCGCGTGGGACTGCTGGAAGCCGAGGCCCGCGCCCAGGGCCTGGAGGACGTGACCGTCACGCGCGCCCAGCTCATCGCCAATCCCATCGCCCAGGCCCACGGGGCCACGGGCGGCCTCGTGAAGTGCGTGTGGAGCGAGGGACGCCTCAAGGGTGTCACGGCCGTCGGCCACGGCGTGGCCTCCCTGGCCACCCTCTCCACGGTGCTGGTGGGCCAGGGTTTCACCAGGAAGCAGTGCGAGGACGTGGTGTTCCCCCATCCCACCCTGGACGAGGCCCTGCGCGCCGCGCTCCTGGCCTGATTCCGGGGCCGGGCCGTGTCCGAGCGAACCGTCCGGAGCGCCTGCACGCGCCACTGCGGCGACGGCTGCGCCCTGCTGGTGGACGTGGGGCCTGAAGGCGTCCGAAGCGTCCGGGGCAACCCGGACCACCCCTTCACGCGGGGGCGCATCTGCGCCAAGACCGCGCGCTTCGCCCAGCGCCTCGCCAGTCCCCGGCGCGTCACCACGCCCCTGGTCCGCCATGGCGCGGACTTCCGTCCCGCCTCCTGGGACGAAGCCCTGGAGCTGATCGCCCGGCGCATGGACGCTCTGCGCCCCACGCCGGAGCGCATGCTCCACATCCACTACCACGCCTCCTTCGGGCTGCTGCATCAGGCCGGAAAATTCCTCTTCAACACCCTGGGCGCGTCGGGCTTCTCCGGGGCCATCTGCCTGGGGGCCGGCGCCGAGGCCATCCGCCGGGACTTCGGGGCCATCCGGCAGGGGCCGCTCGAAGAATCCGCGCAGGCCGCCCGCATCGTCAACTGGGGCCGCAACGCCCGCGCGCAGTCCGCACACCTGGCGGCCATGCTGGGCCAGGCCCGCGAGAACGGCGCGCGCGTGCTGGCCATCCACCCCGGCGACGCTTCCTACGACCGCGACCACGAGATCATCCTGCGCCCCGGCACGGACCGCTTACTGGCCGCCGCCGCGCTCAAGCTGCTGGCCGCACGCGGCCAACTCTCCCCGCTGGCCCTCGATCGCTGCGCCAACGCCGGGGCCTTCCTGGAACTTCTGGACCGCTGGCCCCTGGACGACCTGCTGGAAGCCTGCGACGTCCCCCTCGAACAGGCCCGGACCCTCGCGGACTGGTACGCCCCCGCCAACGCCCCCTGCCCTCCCGGACTCCTCGACGCCACAGCCACCCACATCGGCCGGGGCCTGCAGCGCTACGCCCACGGCGGGGCCAGCGTGCGCTTCGTGGACGCCCTGGCCATGCTCTCGGGCAACGTGGGCCGCCCCGGCGGCGGCGTGTGGTTCCTCTCCCCGGACCCCGGCCTCGCCGCCTGGGACTGGACCGGCGTCCCCCCCGGACCCTCCCGCCGCTTCCCCATCGCCGGACTGGCCCGCGCCGTGGAGGCCGCCGACCCGCCCGTGGACTTCGTCTGGGTGGAGGGCATGAACCTCGTCACCCAATGCCCGGAGAGCCTGGCCCTGGAGCGCATGCTCCGGGAACGCTTCACCGTGGTGGTTGAGCCCTTCCTCACCGACACGGCTCGCGCCGCCACCGTGGTGCTGCCCCCGGCGCTCATGCTTGAATGCGAAGACGTGCTGCGCCCGGGCGAACACGCGGGACTGCTCCACGCGGCCAAGGCCGTGGACCCGCCCGGGGAGTGCCTGCCCAACTTCGAGATAGCCGCCCGTCTGGGCGCGCGGCTGGCCGATCCCGTGATCCTGCCGGACGCCGAGACTGTGATGGAAGCCGCCCTGCGCGACGGCAAGGCGGGCTGGACCCTGGAGACCCTGCGCCGCGAGGGCTGGCTGGCCGCCCCCGTCGACCCCGCGCCCTGGTCCGGCGGCATCTTCGCCCACGCCGACGGGCTCTACCATCTGCCGGACGCCCTGCCCTCCTACTCCCCTGTGGACCCGGACTTCCCGCTGCGCCTGCTCTCGCCCGTGCGGCGCGAGCACCTGCTCTCCCAGATCCCCGAGGACGAGCAGCAGGCCCCGCCCACGCTCTATCTCTCGCCCCGGGCCGCGGCCTTCGACGCCCTGGACCTCTCCGGCCCCGTGCTCCTGGAGACGGCCCTGGGCTCCATGACCGTGCGCGTGGAGTCCCTGCCCGGCCTGCACCCCGAGACGGCGGTCTACCCGCGCGGCGACTGGCTCTCGCACGGAGGCTGCGTCAACCGCCTGATCCGGGGCCGCACCGCCGACCTGGGCGGGCAGGCAGCCTACTACGAAGAACGAGCCCGCCTGGTGAACGCCCCGGTCGCCTGACCCGCTCCCGCCTGAGCCACAGGCAGGGACGGCCGCGGCCCAGCAAGAGGAAGAGCCTCCGGCGGCCAGGGCTCCGCCCCGCACCCCGGCAAGGCTCTGCCCTGCACCCGCCGGGGGGAGAGCCTCCCCCCGGACCCCGGCAATTGCTTCGCGTCGGTGGGAGGGGCGGCAGGGCCGGGCGTCCGGGGTCTCTCCGCCCCCTCTCACACAGCCCTACCCGGTGAAACCCGCAAAGCAACTTGGGATTCCAAAGGGCGTAGCCCTTTGGCCGCCGGAGGCTATTCCTCCTTCCTCCTTCCCACCACCGCCGCAACCGAACCGTACGCCACCGCGAAACGGAGCGGGATTCCAAGGGCGCAACTCTCTTGCCGCCGGAGGCTCTTCCTCCGACGGCTTTCCTCCCCCAGCCGCAACGTCGGCGGGCGTTTCGTTTATTGCAGGCCTGGCACGGGGAATCCGGCGCACATCGTCGCCACTTCAGCGCGCACTGTCGCGCGCAGGGCAGCGTCCCGGGGGTTGCGCAACAGGGCGTCGATCCAGCCTGCCAGGCGGTCCATCTCCTGCTCCATCATGCCGCGCGTGGTGGCTGCCGGGGTGCCCAGGCGGATGCCGCTGGGTTTGAGGGGCGGATTGGGGTCGTCGGGGACGATTTGTTTGTTGGTGGTCAGGCCTGCTTCGTCGAGGAGTTCTTCGGCGGTTTTGCCGTCCAGGTTGTAGCCTTGCTGGGTGTTCACCACGAGCATGTGGTTGTCGGTGCCGCCGGTGACGAGGGGCGCGCCGCGTGCGGCGAGCGCGGCGGCCAGGGCGCGGGCGTTAGCGAGAACCTGTCGGGCGTAGACGGCGAAGGCGGGCTCCAGGGCTTTGCCCAGGGTGACGGCGATGCCCGCCACGGCGTTCATGTGGGGGCCGCCCTGGAGCCCGGGGAACACGGACTTGTCGATGCGCTGGGCCAGTTCCTTGCGGCAGAGGATGATGCCGCCGCGCGGGCCTCGCAGGCTTTTGTGGGAGGTGGTGGTCACCACGTCGAAGCCCGCGTCGAAGGGGTTGCGCATCACGCCGCCGGCCACGAGTCCGGCGTAGTGGGAGGCGTCGCACATGGTGAAGGCTCCTGCCTCGTCGGCCACGTCCTTGAAGGCGGCGTAGTCCAGGTCTCGCGGGTAGGAGGTGTAGCCGCAGAGCACCAGCCTGGGCTTGTGGGCGCGGGCCATGGCGCGCACGGCGTCGAAGTCGATGGTCCCGTCGGCGGGGTCGGTCTTGTAGCGCACGAAGTTGAAGAGCCTGCCCATGTGGGAGACGGGCGCGCCGTGGGTGAGGTGTCCGCCGTGGGAGAGGTCCATGGCCAGGATGGTGTCGCCGGGTTCCAGGAGCCCCAGGTAGACGGCCTGGTTCATGGGCGAGCCCGAGAGGGGCTGCACGTTGACGTGTTCGCAGCGGAAGAGTTTGCAGGCGCGCTGACGGGCCAGCTCCTCCACCTGGTCGGTGTAGCGCTGTCCGCCGTAGTAGCGGCGTCCGGGGTAACCTTCGGAGTACTTGTTGGTGAACACGCTGCCCAGGAGGGCGAGCACTTCGGGATAGGTGTAGTTTTCGCTGGGGATCAACTCGATGCCGGAGGCCTGGCGGGACTCTTCCCCGGCCAGGGCGGCGAAGACTTCGGGATCGGCGGATTGAAGCAGGTCACGGTGGGCGCGCATGGGCTCCTCCTTTGCGGGAAGGTTGGCATCGCGGTCGCGATGCAGCCCAGGCGAGCGGCTTGCAGACGGTTGCGCGCTCCCCCGTGGTTGCCCACGTTTCTCGCCAGTCACGCGCTCCGGTGTGTGGGAGGCGTGTAGCGCCGGGCCGGGGGTTGCGTCAAGGGTCGGGCTGGGGCAAGGAGGAGTGCCCGCGCGGCAGGCGCGGTCCGCAAGCAAAGGAGCAGGACGTGAGCAACGGAGCATTCGTGGAGAGAGCCGACATCGTGCTGGCGTCGGCTTCGCCCCGGCGCAAGGAGCTGCTGGGGTCGCTGGGCATCGCGTACCGGGTGATTCCCTCCCTGGTGGACGAGCCCGACCCGGACCCGGCCGAGACGCCGGGCGGCTACGCCCTGCGCATGGCGCGGCTGAAGGCGCGCGACGTGGCCTGGGGTCATCCGGGCTCGTACGTGCTGGGGGCGGACACGGTGGTGGCCGTGGGGGGGCACATCCTGGGCAAGCCCCGGGATCAGGCCGATTCCCGGCGCATGACCGCCATGCTGGCCGGGCGGGAGCACACGGTGGTCACCGGATGCTGCCTGATTGGCCCTGGCGGCGCGGCGCTCTGGGAGGAGGCCGTATCCTCCAGGGTGACGTTCGCGCGGCTCACGGAGGAGGCCATCGCGGCCTACGCCGCGACCAAGGAACCGATGGACAAGGCGGGCGGCTACGCCATCCAGGGCCTGGGCGCGTTCATGATCGAGCGCATCGAGGGTTCGTACACGAGCGTGGTGGGCCTGCCGCTGGCGGAGGTTGTGGCGGTGCTGGCGGCGCACAAGGCGATCGCCGCCAGGGGCGTTTAAGGGGCACTCGCCGGTCAGGCGGGCTTGATGCCCATGGCCCAGATGTCCAGAAACGGTTCCGGGCGCGTGGTGGTGCGCACGTTCGTGAAGCCCGCCTCTTCGAGCAGGCTTTTCAGCGTGTCCGGGGTGAAGCCCGTGCGGTGTGCCATGTGCTGGTTGCCCCTGGCCAGGCTGGGCCGGTAGCCGTAGACCATGTCCAGGGGAGTAACGGGTCCGGCAGGCGGCGAGAAGACGGGCTCCAGGATGCGGCCCTCGACGATGAGCCGGGCCACCTGCTGGAGGTCCGGGCAGGTGACGAGCGCGTGCCCCCCGGGCGCGAGCACGCGGTAAAACTCCCGCAACGCAAGGGGGACCTCGTGCGCATGAAGGTGCTCCAGGTTGTGCGAGGAAAACACGGCGTCCACGCTGCCGTCGGCGATCACCGGCATCTCGCGGATGTCGCCCACGAAGTCCGGCTCCGCCGCCGGATTGATGTCCAGGCGGATTTCCCGCCAGGCGGGCGGCCGGTAGTCGGGCGGGAGTTTCTCCGGGTCGCGCGTTCCGCACCCCACGTGCAGGATGAGCCGGGGGCCGGACTGGGGAGAGGCGTTTTCCATGGCCACAGCGAGTAGCCCGGCGGGAAACGCCCCGTCAAGACGATCGACGGGACCGCGCCCCGGAGCGCCCGGGCGTCGCCGGGGCAACGGCCCGTGGAGCCTAGATCGTCTGCCGCAGTCCGGTGACGGTGACCTCCAGCACCCGGGTGAGGAAAGGGAACCGTTCCTTCATCATCGCGAACTCCTCGCCCCGCTCCACGAAGCGCGCCGCGCCCTCCAGCAGGAAGCCCGTCCCCGGACCCATGCGCCCTTTCACCTCCCGGCTCCCGAGTGTGAGCAGCACCTTGGGGTTTTTGAGCACCTTCTCCTCGGTCTTGCGCATCTTCCAGGCCGGGATGAGCAGCCTCACGCCGTCGGCCATGACCAGGTAGGAGTTCCAGGTGTTCGCCACGTGGGCCTCGCCGTCCGCACACGACACGATGGACACCACGCCCTCGTGTGCCGCCACTTCCCTGAACGTTTCGTTGAACATCAGCCCGCTCCTTGTTTGACACAATTACAGATAAAAGCTATCCAGGATATCGCTAGTCCATAAAGAGGAGCCCGTCAAGACAAAACCTCCGGCATGGAGTAGTCTGCGTGAACACGCGGGAGGAGGAACAGGGTGCAATTCAGCGTCGGCGTGGAGTACGCCTTTCATTCGCTTTTCTATCTGGTGGACCTTCCCGAGGGGAAGACCGTCGGGATCAGGCGCATTGCGGAGTTGCACGGCATCACCGAGACGTACCTCTCGAAGATTTTCGCCAAGCTCCGCAAGGCGCAGATCGTCACGTCGATTCCCGGCGTCAACGGCGGGTACGCCCTGGGCAGGGACGCGGGCGACATCTCGTTCTGGGACATCATCGAAGCCGTGGAAGGCCCGGCCTCCATGTTTCAGTGCGCCGAGATCCGCAAGCGCAACCTCTTCGTGGACGATCCGTCGGTCTTTTCGGATCGCTGCCCCTGCCTGATCAAGGTGGTCATCCAGGAGGCGGAGGACCTCTTCCG
This sequence is a window from Fundidesulfovibrio magnetotacticus. Protein-coding genes within it:
- the glyA gene encoding serine hydroxymethyltransferase; translated protein: MRAHRDLLQSADPEVFAALAGEESRQASGIELIPSENYTYPEVLALLGSVFTNKYSEGYPGRRYYGGQRYTDQVEELARQRACKLFRCEHVNVQPLSGSPMNQAVYLGLLEPGDTILAMDLSHGGHLTHGAPVSHMGRLFNFVRYKTDPADGTIDFDAVRAMARAHKPRLVLCGYTSYPRDLDYAAFKDVADEAGAFTMCDASHYAGLVAGGVMRNPFDAGFDVVTTTSHKSLRGPRGGIILCRKELAQRIDKSVFPGLQGGPHMNAVAGIAVTLGKALEPAFAVYARQVLANARALAAALAARGAPLVTGGTDNHMLVVNTQQGYNLDGKTAEELLDEAGLTTNKQIVPDDPNPPLKPSGIRLGTPAATTRGMMEQEMDRLAGWIDALLRNPRDAALRATVRAEVATMCAGFPVPGLQ
- a CDS encoding RrF2 family transcriptional regulator; this encodes MQFSVGVEYAFHSLFYLVDLPEGKTVGIRRIAELHGITETYLSKIFAKLRKAQIVTSIPGVNGGYALGRDAGDISFWDIIEAVEGPASMFQCAEIRKRNLFVDDPSVFSDRCPCLIKVVIQEAEDLFRDRLRAKSLRWLFEQVREGFAPDKKAAIAQWIDTV
- a CDS encoding dihydrolipoyl dehydrogenase family protein, whose translation is METELFIVGGGPAGYDAALAAARRGIKAILLEKEHLGGSCLNWGCIPTKFLLAAVAPLAEMEGQERLKVASGQYRVDLPALADRKKRHIEATRKAMAAQLEKLGVTLLRGELKMIGAVKSVVEIEGEPKTVSYKRCILATGSRPAAKPGLKADHDAVLNSGDILGLREVPESLVVIGAGFIGLELAQFFSRMGSAVTLLEVAERIAPAEDEEVSKALAQSFKRQGWAMHTGVRVASLATVDGQARVELEDGRVITAAKCLLAVGRQPNSRNLMLEMLGAEVKGAGWVHTDEHLLASPTVYAVGDVNGRTLLAHAASSQGEWAVRHFAGEETRPYEPGPIPGCMYGAPETMRVGLLEAEARAQGLEDVTVTRAQLIANPIAQAHGATGGLVKCVWSEGRLKGVTAVGHGVASLATLSTVLVGQGFTRKQCEDVVFPHPTLDEALRAALLA
- a CDS encoding Maf family protein; the protein is MSNGAFVERADIVLASASPRRKELLGSLGIAYRVIPSLVDEPDPDPAETPGGYALRMARLKARDVAWGHPGSYVLGADTVVAVGGHILGKPRDQADSRRMTAMLAGREHTVVTGCCLIGPGGAALWEEAVSSRVTFARLTEEAIAAYAATKEPMDKAGGYAIQGLGAFMIERIEGSYTSVVGLPLAEVVAVLAAHKAIAARGV
- a CDS encoding molybdopterin-dependent oxidoreductase; amino-acid sequence: MSERTVRSACTRHCGDGCALLVDVGPEGVRSVRGNPDHPFTRGRICAKTARFAQRLASPRRVTTPLVRHGADFRPASWDEALELIARRMDALRPTPERMLHIHYHASFGLLHQAGKFLFNTLGASGFSGAICLGAGAEAIRRDFGAIRQGPLEESAQAARIVNWGRNARAQSAHLAAMLGQARENGARVLAIHPGDASYDRDHEIILRPGTDRLLAAAALKLLAARGQLSPLALDRCANAGAFLELLDRWPLDDLLEACDVPLEQARTLADWYAPANAPCPPGLLDATATHIGRGLQRYAHGGASVRFVDALAMLSGNVGRPGGGVWFLSPDPGLAAWDWTGVPPGPSRRFPIAGLARAVEAADPPVDFVWVEGMNLVTQCPESLALERMLRERFTVVVEPFLTDTARAATVVLPPALMLECEDVLRPGEHAGLLHAAKAVDPPGECLPNFEIAARLGARLADPVILPDAETVMEAALRDGKAGWTLETLRREGWLAAPVDPAPWSGGIFAHADGLYHLPDALPSYSPVDPDFPLRLLSPVRREHLLSQIPEDEQQAPPTLYLSPRAAAFDALDLSGPVLLETALGSMTVRVESLPGLHPETAVYPRGDWLSHGGCVNRLIRGRTADLGGQAAYYEERARLVNAPVA
- a CDS encoding pyridoxamine 5'-phosphate oxidase family protein; this translates as MFNETFREVAAHEGVVSIVSCADGEAHVANTWNSYLVMADGVRLLIPAWKMRKTEEKVLKNPKVLLTLGSREVKGRMGPGTGFLLEGAARFVERGEEFAMMKERFPFLTRVLEVTVTGLRQTI
- a CDS encoding class I SAM-dependent methyltransferase, whose amino-acid sequence is MENASPQSGPRLILHVGCGTRDPEKLPPDYRPPAWREIRLDINPAAEPDFVGDIREMPVIADGSVDAVFSSHNLEHLHAHEVPLALREFYRVLAPGGHALVTCPDLQQVARLIVEGRILEPVFSPPAGPVTPLDMVYGYRPSLARGNQHMAHRTGFTPDTLKSLLEEAGFTNVRTTTRPEPFLDIWAMGIKPA